GATGTTGGAACATTATGCAATAGGTATGGCCCAGCACCTTTGTGAAGCTATGCATCATTTTGCCAATCATGAGTTAAGGCACAATGAAACAGAATTGAGGGCTAGTGGTAAGGAAGAGAACTCGCTGTATTTGATTGATTGTTAAATTGCCAATCGACTGCCAAGGATAACGATGGACAAAGTGGGTGCTTTGTGTGCGCAGCACATGCTTTAGATTTGTCGCGACTCAAAGCTCGCCAATTTTATGTTGAATTTAGTAGGTCTATTGGCAAGGATAGCCAATAGAGGCTTGCGATGTCGAGTTAAGGTGTGGGGGGGACTTTTCCCGCGACTCAAATTTCTCATCGTTATTAACGTGACTGTCCATATAAAGTCTGGTGTTTAAAGCTTGTCGGTAGATTGCTAATTGCGTGGGGCCAAATTTACTGAGGGTATAACGGGCAATGTCCCGCAAGTCCTGCTCTACATCTTCCGTGATGTGATAATGGTGCATAATAGTTACTTTGCCTTTGCTAACTCTTCATCAAATATAGTATCAACGGATCTAGTTGAGGTTTTACCTGCTTTGGCATTATCTGCTCGTGGTGCTAAAAATGCTTCTAGCTGATTGATAGCTTTTTGCTCATTGCCTTGCGGTAAGGCGCGTTCTAAAACATAGCTTTTAATAGATTGACCTTGTAGCGCAGCTGCGGCTTTTAAGTGCTGATGTTGCTCTGGGGTAATGTCGATAGATAAACGCATAATAACCTCACAAAATAAAACCTAGGGTTCATAATAACGAGTGTGGCAACAAACTGTCAATTATGAACAAATGTTGTAATTTTATATAAACCTTAATTTAAGAAACCAATCTCTTCCGCAATAACAGAGCTTAGCTAGACCCCCATTGTAACAAATCATAA
The sequence above is a segment of the Paraglaciecola sp. L3A3 genome. Coding sequences within it:
- a CDS encoding DUF1778 domain-containing protein — its product is MRLSIDITPEQHQHLKAAAALQGQSIKSYVLERALPQGNEQKAINQLEAFLAPRADNAKAGKTSTRSVDTIFDEELAKAK